AAGTCAACTTCCCTTCCATTGAATAAAACAACATGCTTATCTTCATATACTTCCAAATTCCCTAATCGTATCGGTGTTGATATCGATATGTGTTTTCTCCTCAATAGCGCTCTTATCCGTGCCAATAATTCCTCGTTATCAAATGGCTTTGTAAGGTAATCATCAGCTCCTGATTCAAAGCCTGTTAGTTTGTCTTTTTTCATTCCCAAAGCTGTAAGCATCAAAATGAGAACATCAGGGCTCAACTTTCTGATTTCTTTTGCAACTTCGTATCCATCAGTATCCGGAAGCATTATATCCAATATAACCAAATCAGGTTTCTCGCTCCCAAAGTTTTCAATTGCATCGATACCACTCTCGTAGGTAACGACACTATATCCAGCATGCTGTAACTCCAATTCGATCAGCCTTCTAAGCTTTCTATCGTCTTCTACTATCATAATTTTCGGTATATTACTTGTAGAACTCACTGATGAATTCACCTCTTTTGCATATTGAAAAATCTTCAGCTTATGATATACTATTTGAGCAGAGCTTAAAGGTCGGAGGCGTGTCCGAATGGCTAAGGAGCCGGTCTCGAAAATCGGTGGACCTCGCGGTCCTTGTGGGTTCGAGTCCCACCGCCTCCGCCAATTTTTATTTTATATTGAAATCTTTCGATTACTTGCTTGTTTTTACCGACTGATAGAATTCATTCCTCCAAAGCATGTCAAAGTCAATTCCATCATTTTTCAACATTTCAAAAAAATCATAGGCGAAAACCTTCATTATGCTCAAAGAGTACTCATCGTCGAGTATCACAATATAGTAGTATGTAATAACCTCTCCGCTTGATTTTGTCCATATCTTGAAAACTGGTGCCAAAGATTCGTCACTCGTTATGTGCTGATAGAGCTTATCAAAAACCAGTTTCAAATTTTCTGCGTAAAATTCTTTTTTCGCAGGATTTTGAGAAACGATTTTTTGAAGAATTTCCTTCTGCAATTCATCGATTGATTCTATAACTTTCTGATATGCCGTTTGGAGAGCAGACTCTTTTACGGTTCGCTCGTTAAAATTTGGGCCTGACGCCTGACCAAGTCCGTATATTACTTTGCTTTTCTTGTCCTTGACCCAGTCATTGAGTCTATTGGTTAAAACATTATTTTCGTACACCAAAGAAACAGAAGGATCACTTTTTCCAACGTCCGGAATAACCTCCTGTACGGATGGTAAAGCAACAGGTTCCTTCGGAATTGTAACCAGAACTTGTGTAAAAAGCAGTGTTGTAGCTACTACTCCAAATATCAACCAAAATATTAATTCCTGCATCATACCACCTCATGAAATTTTCTGTAGCGTGAATTCATCAACAAATCTGCGTATAAACACCTTGTAAGGAATGCTGTCGAGCAGAATATCATCTGCTTCGATTTCTCTCCGGTCGAGTTCTATATTGGAATTCCCATAGGCTGAAATCCAAGACTTATATCGTCTGTTGTACTGAATTTGGTGTATGTCGTACCTTTCTACCAGCATCCTTATTATAGAACTTCTAACAAGGTCACCGAAAGAAGGATGATATGGTCCCGCGACGATGAACTGCTTTTGTGAATCAGGTACATAGTATCCTAAACGAGTTACAACCCCTCCGAAACTCTCTACAAACATTGTCATTTCCGAAATAATAGTAACAGCATCTTCAAGAGTCA
This genomic window from Fervidobacterium gondwanense DSM 13020 contains:
- a CDS encoding response regulator transcription factor, with product MSSTSNIPKIMIVEDDRKLRRLIELELQHAGYSVVTYESGIDAIENFGSEKPDLVILDIMLPDTDGYEVAKEIRKLSPDVLILMLTALGMKKDKLTGFESGADDYLTKPFDNEELLARIRALLRRKHISISTPIRLGNLEVYEDKHVVLFNGREVDLSKTEFELLLYLLKNHSRAVSKEEILDAVWGIDYYGSDNTVEVYINYLRKKLSPDIIKTVRGIGYKLVGEKLETDH